A single region of the Raphanus sativus cultivar WK10039 chromosome 1, ASM80110v3, whole genome shotgun sequence genome encodes:
- the LOC108855555 gene encoding aluminum-activated malate transporter 2-like: MEKVREIVREGRRVGKEDPRRVVHAFKVGLALAFVSSFYYYQPLYDNFGVNAMWAVMTVVVVFEFSVGATLGKGINRAVATLVAGGLGIGAHHLASLSGPTIEPILLAIFVFVQAALSTFVRFFPRVKARYDYGILIFILTFSLISVSGFREDEILDLAHKRLSTVIMGGVSCVLISIFVCPVWAGQDLHSLLASNLDTLSHFLQEFGDEYFEATDDGDINEVEKRRKNLERYKSVLNSKSNEEALANFAKWEPRHGQFRFRHPWQQYLAVAALLRQCAYRIDALNSYLNSDFQIPMDIKKKLEEPLRRMSSESAKSMKEMSISLKKMTKLSSSDIHVLNSQSACKALSTLLKSGILNNVEPLQLISLTTTVSLLVDIVNLTEKISESVHELASAARFKNKMKPTASLKKSDSVSVGRAAVPIKSHDSDDHVVTILCDDDVSNTVDQWRGKSSVDSCHHVAIKIDDDDSVHEKHEDGEIHVHTSCDSCGPTNASNVLDSSSNKRISSN, translated from the exons ATGGAGAAAGTGAGAGAAATAGTGAGAGAAGGGAGGAGAGTAGGAAAAGAAGACCCAAGAAGAGTAGTTCATGCTTTCAAAGTGGGACTTGCTCTTGCTTTTGTCTCTTCCTTCTACTATTACCAACCTCTCTATGATAACTTTGGTGTCAATGCAATGTGGGCGGTCATGACCGTAGTTGTTGTCTTTGAATTCTCTGTAG GTGCCACACTTGGGAAAGGAATAAATAGGGCAGTGGCAACATTAGTAGCCGGAGGACTAGGAATTGGTGCCCATCACCTAGCAAGTTTGTCCGGTCCAACAATAGAACCTATTCTTCTCGCCATCTTCGTGTTTGTGCAAG CTGCGTTGTCGACGTTCGTGAGGTTCTTCCCGCGGGTGAAGGCCAGATACGATTATGGGATACTGATATTCATATTGACGTTCTCACTGATATCAGTGTCGGGGTTTAGAGAAGACGAGATATTGGACTTGGCCCATAAGAGACTATCGACAGTGATAATGGGAGGAGTCAGTTGCGTCCTAATCTCTATCTTTGTCTGTCCTGTCTGGGCTGGACAAGACCTTCATTCTCTTCTTGCCTCCAATCTTGACACACTCTCCCACTTCCTTCaag AATTTGGAGACGAATATTTTGAAGCGACAGATGATGGTGACATCAATGAGgtggagaagaggagaaagaatCTTGAAAGATATAAAAGTGTTCTCAACTCAAAAAGCAATGAAGAAGCTTTG GCTAATTTCGCAAAATGGGAACCTCGTCACGGCCAATTCAGATTTAGACATCCATGGCAACAATATCTTGCCGTGGCTGCATTACTCAGGCAGTGTGCTTACCGGATTGATGCCTTGAACTCATATCTCAACTCTGATTTTCAG ATACCAATGGACATAAAAAAGAAGCTAGAAGAACCGTTAAGAAGAATGAGCTCGGAGTCAGCCAAATCAATGAAAGAAATGTCCATTTCACTAAAGAAAATGACAAAATTATCATCTTCTGATATACATGTCCTAAACTCACAATCGGCCTGCAAAGCTCTTTCTACTTTACTCAAATCAGGCATCTTGAACAATGTTGAGCCACTACAATTGATCTCACTGACGACTACAGTCTCTCTTCTCGTCGATATTGTTAATTTAACTGAAAAGATCTCAGAATCAGTACATGAGCTCGCATCCGCTGCAAGGTTTAAGAATAAGATGAAGCCGACCGCATCACTGAAGAAGTCGGATTCTGTAAGCGTTGGTCGTGCTGCAGTGCCAATCAAGTCCCACGATAGTGACGATCATGTAGTCACAATCTTATGTGATGATGATGTATCAAACACTGTTGACCAGTGGCGTGGAAAGAGTTCAGTGGACTCTTGTCACCATGTCGCTATAaaaattgatgatgatgattcagtCCATGAAAAACATGAAGATGGTGAAATACATGTACATACGAGTTGTGACTCATGTGGTCCGACTAATGCTAGTAATGTTTTAGATAGTAGTAGTAATAAGAGAATTAGCAGTAACTAA